The DNA region GTCCAACCCCGACGACGAGTTCGGCGCCCGCATCATCGGCTCCCGCCTGATGGGCGAACGCCGCGCCTGACCCCGCAGGCCCCGCCCGGAGAGGGCCCGGCCGCCGGGCCCGGCCGTCACCCCGCCCCGAGCGCCGCCTCACCGGCCCGCCGCCCTCACCGCCCGAGCGCCGCCGCCACCAACTCCGCGTTCGACCCCGCCCGTTCCCCGCCCGGCAGCACCAGCGTGTCCTCCAGGCCGATCCGCCGCCCGAGCCCGAGCCGCCCCGCGAGCGCGAGCACCGGCCAGGTGCCGCCCTCCTCGCCGTGCAGCAGCACCGGGCGGCCGTGCGCGTCGCCGATGTCCGCGAGCAGCGCCCGCGCCGACGCCTCGGCCGTCGCCGGATCCCGGTCGGTGACCTCCGCGAGGACCCGAAGCACCCGGGGCCCGAGCGGCGACGCCGCGAACCGCTCCGCGCCGTCGGTGCCGGACCAGATGCCCGCCTCGACGCCCACGCCCCGTTCGAGGAGCGCCCGCGCCACGTCCTCCGCGCCCGGCTCGTGCCAGTTGACGGAGGCGTGGTCGGGCAGCACGGTCCACGCCCGCACCCGTGCCGCGCGCGCCGCCGGGTCGGGTTCGGCCCAGGCGCCCGTGGTCACGCCGACCGGCACCGCGACGGCGGCGCGCAGCGCGTCCAGGGTGGCCGCGACCGCGCGTGGCGCCAAAGTGTCTTCCCCACAGGGGGACTTGGGGTGTACATGGACATCAAGTGCGCCGGCGGCGACCGCCTCGGCCGCCGATCGTGCCAGGTCCCCGGGCGACAGCGGCACGGCCGCTCCGTCGTCCGCGCCACGGGCGCCGTTCAGACATACCTGCATCGAGCCATCACAGCACGCCGTCACCACACACCGACAGCACGCGCCTACAGCGCACGTCCACAACACACGCCTACAGGACACGGGGGAACGGGATGAGTGTCGTCATCTGTTCGTTGAAGTGGGAAGCAGCACGCAGCGGACGCCAGAAGATCACCTACGACAGCGACGGGTACCACCTCGTACGCTTCCCGTACGAGGCCGGCGAGGAGCAGTACGACCCCTGGCGCATGCATGACCCGGCGCACGGCTTCACCACTCCGTCGCGGTTCCCCGACGCCCGCTCGGGCCTGATATGGCCGAGTCACGACGGATGGGGAACGCTGTCGGCGATGGTCTTCTGGGAGCCGGACAACCGTCCGACGGAGTACCGCGCGCGGTTCGTGCGCGATCCGCTGAACCTGTCGACGGGCTACGACTCCACCGCCACCACGGACGCCGTCCCCACCCGGGGCGGGCAGTACCGCTCGTACACCTGGCAGATGTTCGTGCACCCCGGGACCCCGGTGGGCCTGAAGATATCCGCGCGCGGACCGGGCGACGTGAAGCTCGCCGCGCCGCTGATGCTGGCCGAGTTCAAGCTGGCCATCCTCACGGACGTCGCCAGGCCCTGAGGGTCAGGGGTGGACCGGCGGGCCCGCGAGGGGTCCGCCGTGTGCCTGCTCCGTCGCTCTCACGCGGAGACCAGTGGGCGCGAGTGCCGCATCCTGGCGTTCCGCACGGCCTCGGGCGAGAGGACGGGGGCGGGGACCACGATGCCGCAGCTCGTGCAGACGGGGCCCGACGACGGTTCGTGCGCCAGGCCGTAGCGCCATTCGAGGGCCGTGTCGCCGCACACGGGGCAGGCGGCGCCGGGCTCTCGCTCCAGGGCGTCGATGAGTTTGCGCAGCACGTCGGGGAGCGGCGCGGACGGGTGCACGCCGGGGTCGTCGCACCAGGCGACCCCGCGGCCGCCCCAGGTGCAGCGGTGCCAGTCGTCGACGCTGCCGGGGCGGCGCAGGCCGTCGTGCTTCTCCCGCCGCCGACGGCGCGCGAAGCTCTCCTCGTAGGCCAGCCACACCGCGCGGGCCGCCTCCAGTTCGTCGAGCGCGGCCACGAGCCGCGCCGGGTCGGGTGAGCGGTCCTCGGGGCCGAACCCGAACCGGGAACACAGGTGGTCCCAGGTCGCCCGGTGACCGTAAGGGGCGAATCTCTCCAGGCACTTGCGCAGTGAGTACCGCCGCAGTGCCAGATCGCTCTGGGGATCACGCACCTGTCTCGCGAGACTCCGGAATCCAGCCATCGCCCTGCACCTCCGTCACACGTTCTCGGACGTCGCCCCGGGCCGCGGGAAGTCGCCCCGCACCCGAGGGGCATCGAGTAGACGTATCGACTCACGTTTTGGTGCCATCCAATTTTCGATGGCCTCCCATCAGCGCGTTCCCCGCAGGTCAACGGCGATGCCTGTGAAGATCCGGCCAGATCGGGCACCGATCGGCGCTCCCGGGCCATGTGGCGGTTGTGAAAAGGCGACGGTTGTTCATCTTTCAGGTTCGGCAACCCGACAGTAACCTCCGCCGCGACGGCCTTCCGCAGGACCCACAGGACCCCAAGGGCCCCCAGGACCCCAAGGACCCGGAGGAGCACCCATGCGACGACGCACCGCACGGCTCAGAACCCTCACGATGTCAGCGGCCCTTGTCCTCGGGGCCGGTCTGCTGCTCGCGCCGGGTCCCGGCGCCGCCGCGGCCGAACCCGCGCCCGTCACCGACTACTGCGGTGACCGCTGCGCGGACATCCTGCCGCCCGGCGCGAACGGCAGCGCGACCCTCGCCGAGATCCTCAGCCACCGCGTCCTCGGCACCCAGCCCGCCCACGCCGACGACCAGTTGGGCCCCTACGACGCGCTCGCGGCGGGCTATCCCTCGCTGACCGACGGCAAGCTCACCGAGTTCTTCAACGACGCCTCCTTCGGCGTCGAGCCCGACCAGGTGGCCTCCGTCACCAAGCCGCGGGACGACGTGACGATCACCCGTGACAAGAAGTACGGCATTCCGCACATCCAGGGCACCACCCGCTACGGCACCGAGTTCGGAGCGGGCTTCGCCGCGGGCCAGGACCGGCTCTGGCTGATCGACCTGTTCCGGCACATCGGCCGCGGCGAGCTGACCCCGTTCGCGGGCGGCGCCCCCGCGAACCAGGGCCTGGAGCAGCAGTTCTGGCCGCAGGCCCCGTACACGGAAGCGGACCTCCAGCGCCAGGTCGACTACATCCGGCAGACGCAGGGCGAGCGCGGCCAGCGGGCCATGGAGGACGCGCAGGCCTACGTCGACGGCCTCAACGCCTACCGCGAGAAGGCCAAGAACGGCCGCTACTTCCCCGGCGAGTACGTCCTCACCGGCAAGATCGACGCGATCACGAACGTCGGCGAGATCCAGCCCTTCAAGATCACCGACATGATCGCGCTGGCCTCCGTGGTCGGCGGTCTGTTCGGCAACGGCGGCGGCGGAGAGGTCGAGTCGGCGCTCTCGCTGCTCGCGGCGCAGCAGAAGTACGGCGTCGAGAAGGGCACCGAGGTCTGGGAGAAGTTCCGCGCCCGCAACGACCCCGAGACCGTGCAGACCATCCACGACGGCAGCAGCTTCCCCTACGCGGGCAAGCCCGACAAGGCGCGCGGCGCCGCCCTGCCCGACCCGGGCTCGGTGGAGCGCGAGCAACTCGTGTACGACCGCGAGGGCGGCGCCAAGGCCACGGCGAAGAACCCGGCGAAGGCGCCCAAGGACCCGGTGGCGGCCCCGAAGAAGCTGAAGCCGCTCCAGGGCATGTACGACAAGGGCGTCCTGCCCGCCGACCTGTTCGCCTCCGCGGGCAACCCCGCGCACGGCAAGGGCATGTCGAACGCCCTGCTCGTCTCGGGCAAGCACACCGCGAGCGGCAACCCCGTCGCCGTCTTCGGCCCCCAGACCGGCTACTTCGCGCCCCAGCTCCTGATGCAGCAGGAACTCCAGGGCCCCGGCATCAGCGCGCGCGGCGTCTCCTTCGCGGGCGTCGGCATGTACGTCCAGCTCGGCCGCGGCCAGGACTACGCGTGGTCGGCGACGTCCGCGGGCCAGGACATCACGGACACGTACGCCGTCGAACTGTGCGCGCCCGGCGGCGGCACCCCCGGCAAGGACGCGACCCACTACCTCTACCGGGGCACCTGCACCCCGATGGACAAGCTGGAGCGCAAGAACGCCTGGAAGCCGACCGTCGCCGACTCCACGGCGGCGGGCTCCTACCGCATGCAGGTCTTCCGCACGAACTACGGCATCGTCACGCACCGCGCGACGGTCGACGGCAAGCCCGTGGCGTACGTCTCGCTGCGCTCCACCTACCGGCACGAGGCCGACTCGATCATCGGCTTCCAGATGCTCAACGACCCGTCGTACGTGAAGGACGCCGCGAGCTTCCAGAAGGCGGCCCAGCACATCTCCTACGCCTTCAACTGGTTCTACGCCGACTCCCGCGACATCGCGTACTACAACAGCGGTGCCAACCCCCGGCGCGCCGACGGCATCGACCCGTCCTTCCCGGTGAAGGGCCAACAGGCCTACGAATGGCGGGACTTCGACCCGGCCGACAACACCTCGGCGCAGACACCGGCCGCCGAGCACCCGAACTCGGTCAACCAGGACTACTACATCTCCTGGAACAACAAACAGGCCAAGGACTTCAGCGCGGCCGGCTTCGGCATGAGCGCCGTGCACCGCGGCGACCTGCTCGACGACCGCGTCAAGAAGCTCACCGAGGAGGGCGGTGTCACCAGGGCCTCGCTCACCCGGGCCATGGCGGAGGCCGCCGTCACCGACCTGCGCGGCGAACAGGTGCTTCCCGAACTCCTGGAGGTCATCCGCAGCAAGGCCGTCGACGACCCACGGCTCGCCCAGGCCGTGCAGCAGCTGGAGGCCTGGCGCAAGGCGGGCTCGCAGCGCAAGGAGACCGCGCAGGGCTCGCACGTCTACGCCCACCCCGACGCCGTACGGATCATGGACGCCTGGTGGCCGCAGCTCGTCGAGGCCGCGTTCGAACCCGGCCTCGGGGACGGCCTCTACGGCGCGCTGACCGCGCAACTCGGCGTGGACGAGGCGCCGTCGGCCGGGCACGGACCGACCGGGGCGCACGCCGGGTCGGCCTTCCAGTACGGCTGGTGGGGCTACGCCGACAAGGACCTGCGGACCGTGCTCGGACAGCCCGTCGAGGGCTGGACGAAGGAGGCGTACTGCGGCGACGGCAAGCTCGACGCGTGCCGTGACGTGCTCCTGAAGAGCCTGGAGCGGGCCGTCGCGAAACCGGCGTCAGAGGTCTACCCCGGTGACGCGAGCTGCAAGGCGGGCGAGCAGTGGTGCGCGGACGCCGTGATCCACCGGGCCGTCGGCGGCATCACGCACCGCGCCGTGCAGTGGCAGAACCGGCCGACCTACCAGCAGGTGGTGGAGTTCCCCCGGCACCGGTGACCGGCGCGGGAGGAGGACCACTCCGGCCGGACAGGGACCGCCCTGTCCGGCCGACTCCCGGTGAACCCCGTTTCAGGCGAGGGCGATCCGTCCGGCGGCGCACACCGCGCGAGCCAGTTCGGCATGGCAGATGTCGCTGTGCGCGCCGTTGGGCGGGCCGCCCCGCCGCACCACGGCCGCCACGTCCACACTCACGCACCCCCGGGCCGGAAGGGCCCCGCCGAGCGCCACCCGCTTGGCCCCGTCGACGGCCTTGAACCCGTCGAACCCGAGGGCGCCCCAGCGCTCCCACAGATGGAGGAAGCCCGCGGAGTCGCCGGCGAGCTTGGAGGCGAGCGGATAGAGCTTGCCGAGCGCGTCGTCGTGGCGCGAGAAGCAGCACACGAGCGGCCCGTCGACCCGCCGCTCCACTCCGCGCAGCGCCCCGCCGCGCGAGCGGTCGTGGGGCAGCCGGGGGCTGAACGCGTAGTGCGAGAAGGCCCCTTGGAGCAGCGTGGCGGACTTCACGCAGCGCACGCCCGCGGGCATGCCGCGCAGCCCGTACGAGATCAGGCGGGCCCCGAAGCTGTGCCCGATCAGATGCACGCGCACGTCCGGCACGTCCCCCGCGAGCAGACCGAGGGCGGGGCCCAGGCCCAGCTGCCCGATGGCGCCGGCCCGGCGCTTCATCGCGTAGTACGTGCCCTGCCGGAGCAGTTCCTTCGCGCCGCGCCACAGCCGCCGCCGCGCCCCGTCGAGGAACTGCGCGCCGCGGACGTCCTCCAGCATGGCCAGGAAGACCTCGCAGACCTCGACGGCGTCGTCGGTGAGCATCGCGGGCTCGCCCGCGCCGAGGTCGTCGGCGAACTCGTGCGCCGGGCTGGTGTCGCGCACCGCCACCAGATCGCGGACGAGCCGCGCGAACTCGTCGAGGCGGGAGCGGACTTCGGCCCGCTCCTGGAGCAGCGCCGCGAGCCGGTCGAGCCGGGCGGCCTGCGCGGGGCCCGGGAAGGTGCGGGACAGCAGGGCGCGGGTGGCCTCGTCGAGGACCGGGTCGCCGGGCGCGGCGGGGGCGGCGGGGGCGGCGGGCGGTGACCCGGAAGCGGCCGCGGCCGGACCCGCGGACGGCTCGAAGTCCGGGGTCGGCTCGTCGGGGAAGCGGATCGCGGGCCAGAGCACGCCGACGTGGCCGAGGCGGACCCCGGCTGCGGCGAGCTCATCGAAGGGGGCGAGGAAGCGCCGGTACAGCTTCCGGGCCATCCGCTGGTCGTTGTTCCAGCCGTGCGCGAACACCAGCAGGTCGGTGACGCGTTCGCGTTCCGCGCCCGACAGGAGCCGGTCGCGCTGCGCCGCGTCGACGTCCCCGTCGGCGTCGAAGGTCAGTTCCCAGTAGGGCTCCACGACCGCATGGTCCTGCCGTGCGGCGCTCATGGCCAGATGTCGCGCGGGAACACGCGGGGAGCTCAACGGGAACACGCGGGAGCCGGTGCCGTCCCCCGGGCGGCGGCACCGGTTCCCGCGTGGGTCTGCGGGGCGCGCGGTCAGTAGGGCATCCGGTCGCCGGGGTGGGCGGGGGCGCCGTAGGGCACGGCGGCGGGCGGGCGCGGCGTCTTCTGGTCGCGGGCGTAGCGGTTGGTGGGCGGGAGCCAGCAGC from Streptomyces flavofungini includes:
- a CDS encoding 3-keto-5-aminohexanoate cleavage protein, whose translation is MQVCLNGARGADDGAAVPLSPGDLARSAAEAVAAGALDVHVHPKSPCGEDTLAPRAVAATLDALRAAVAVPVGVTTGAWAEPDPAARAARVRAWTVLPDHASVNWHEPGAEDVARALLERGVGVEAGIWSGTDGAERFAASPLGPRVLRVLAEVTDRDPATAEASARALLADIGDAHGRPVLLHGEEGGTWPVLALAGRLGLGRRIGLEDTLVLPGGERAGSNAELVAAALGR
- a CDS encoding penicillin acylase family protein, whose product is MRRRTARLRTLTMSAALVLGAGLLLAPGPGAAAAEPAPVTDYCGDRCADILPPGANGSATLAEILSHRVLGTQPAHADDQLGPYDALAAGYPSLTDGKLTEFFNDASFGVEPDQVASVTKPRDDVTITRDKKYGIPHIQGTTRYGTEFGAGFAAGQDRLWLIDLFRHIGRGELTPFAGGAPANQGLEQQFWPQAPYTEADLQRQVDYIRQTQGERGQRAMEDAQAYVDGLNAYREKAKNGRYFPGEYVLTGKIDAITNVGEIQPFKITDMIALASVVGGLFGNGGGGEVESALSLLAAQQKYGVEKGTEVWEKFRARNDPETVQTIHDGSSFPYAGKPDKARGAALPDPGSVEREQLVYDREGGAKATAKNPAKAPKDPVAAPKKLKPLQGMYDKGVLPADLFASAGNPAHGKGMSNALLVSGKHTASGNPVAVFGPQTGYFAPQLLMQQELQGPGISARGVSFAGVGMYVQLGRGQDYAWSATSAGQDITDTYAVELCAPGGGTPGKDATHYLYRGTCTPMDKLERKNAWKPTVADSTAAGSYRMQVFRTNYGIVTHRATVDGKPVAYVSLRSTYRHEADSIIGFQMLNDPSYVKDAASFQKAAQHISYAFNWFYADSRDIAYYNSGANPRRADGIDPSFPVKGQQAYEWRDFDPADNTSAQTPAAEHPNSVNQDYYISWNNKQAKDFSAAGFGMSAVHRGDLLDDRVKKLTEEGGVTRASLTRAMAEAAVTDLRGEQVLPELLEVIRSKAVDDPRLAQAVQQLEAWRKAGSQRKETAQGSHVYAHPDAVRIMDAWWPQLVEAAFEPGLGDGLYGALTAQLGVDEAPSAGHGPTGAHAGSAFQYGWWGYADKDLRTVLGQPVEGWTKEAYCGDGKLDACRDVLLKSLERAVAKPASEVYPGDASCKAGEQWCADAVIHRAVGGITHRAVQWQNRPTYQQVVEFPRHR
- a CDS encoding serine-threonine protein kinase, with the translated sequence MSAARQDHAVVEPYWELTFDADGDVDAAQRDRLLSGAERERVTDLLVFAHGWNNDQRMARKLYRRFLAPFDELAAAGVRLGHVGVLWPAIRFPDEPTPDFEPSAGPAAAASGSPPAAPAAPAAPGDPVLDEATRALLSRTFPGPAQAARLDRLAALLQERAEVRSRLDEFARLVRDLVAVRDTSPAHEFADDLGAGEPAMLTDDAVEVCEVFLAMLEDVRGAQFLDGARRRLWRGAKELLRQGTYYAMKRRAGAIGQLGLGPALGLLAGDVPDVRVHLIGHSFGARLISYGLRGMPAGVRCVKSATLLQGAFSHYAFSPRLPHDRSRGGALRGVERRVDGPLVCCFSRHDDALGKLYPLASKLAGDSAGFLHLWERWGALGFDGFKAVDGAKRVALGGALPARGCVSVDVAAVVRRGGPPNGAHSDICHAELARAVCAAGRIALA